GGCAGGGAGTATTCCTGAATTTCTGGGGAACATGGTGCAAGCCGTGTGAGTATGAAATGCCCTATATCCAAAGTCAATATGAACAATTCACGGACAAAGGTGTCCAAGTTCTGGCTGTCAATGTGAATGAGGCAGATTTTGTCGTGGAGAAATTCAGGGATAGACATAAATTGACATTTCCGATTGTGATTGATAAAAATAATCTTGTTCAGCAAAGTTATTTGATTAATAATTTGCCAGCCACTTATTTAATTGATAAGGATGGAAGAGTGGTAGATTATACG
This DNA window, taken from Pradoshia eiseniae, encodes the following:
- the resA gene encoding thiol-disulfide oxidoreductase ResA translates to MNKQKRFWMRTIILTVLASAVVYVVYSSLTMDKEKSLDNGDEAPNFALTDLQGMKHVLDDYKGQGVFLNFWGTWCKPCEYEMPYIQSQYEQFTDKGVQVLAVNVNEADFVVEKFRDRHKLTFPIVIDKNNLVQQSYLINNLPATYLIDKDGRVVDYTTGSLTEERIQQMMEQIKP